From Saccharothrix espanaensis DSM 44229, the proteins below share one genomic window:
- a CDS encoding MIP/aquaporin family protein, with the protein MSNGSIFVWEALGTAILILLGAGVVANVVLKKSAGNNGGWLLINFGWGLAVFAGASVAAPSGAHLNPAVTLGLAVADKVEWGAVPFYVAGQMLGAFLGAVLAWLTYKVQFDTHDDPRNTRGIFCTAPTVLAPGWNLVTEIIGTFVLVAWVLLSPGAKAAQDGVPQFGNSALGYAGVAFVVIAIGASLGGPTGYAINPARDLAPRIAYAILPIRDKGSAEWGYSWVPVIGPLVGGLLAALLYLALPV; encoded by the coding sequence ATGAGCAATGGCTCGATCTTCGTGTGGGAAGCGCTCGGCACCGCGATCCTGATCCTGCTGGGTGCCGGCGTCGTCGCCAACGTCGTCCTGAAGAAGTCCGCGGGGAACAACGGCGGCTGGCTGCTGATCAACTTCGGCTGGGGTCTCGCGGTGTTCGCGGGCGCCAGCGTCGCCGCGCCCAGCGGCGCACACCTCAACCCGGCGGTCACCCTCGGACTCGCGGTGGCCGACAAGGTCGAGTGGGGCGCGGTGCCGTTCTACGTCGCCGGGCAGATGCTCGGCGCGTTCCTCGGCGCGGTGCTCGCCTGGCTGACCTACAAAGTGCAGTTCGACACCCACGACGACCCCCGCAACACGCGCGGGATCTTCTGCACCGCGCCGACCGTGCTCGCACCGGGGTGGAACCTCGTCACCGAGATCATCGGCACGTTCGTGCTGGTCGCCTGGGTGCTGCTCAGCCCCGGGGCGAAGGCGGCGCAGGACGGCGTCCCGCAGTTCGGCAACTCCGCGCTGGGCTACGCGGGCGTCGCGTTCGTCGTCATCGCCATCGGCGCCTCGCTCGGCGGGCCCACCGGGTACGCCATCAACCCCGCGCGCGACCTCGCGCCCCGCATCGCCTATGCCATCCTGCCGATCCGCGACAAGGGCAGCGCCGAGTGGGGCTACTCCTGGGTCCCGGTGATCGGTCCGCTGGTCGGCGGCCTGCTCGCGGCGCTGCTGTACCTGGCCCTCCCGGTCTGA
- a CDS encoding glycerol-3-phosphate dehydrogenase/oxidase, whose amino-acid sequence MATRKPPAAPATPGRLGPEDRDSDWERLGSETFDLVIIGGGVVGVGAALDAATRGLRVALVEARDLASGTSSRSSKLFHGGLRYLEQLEFGLVREALRERELMLTRIAPHLVKPVSFLYPLTHRVWERPYTAAGLLLYDTMGGARSVPGQKHLTRAGALRMVPALKPDALIGGIRYYDAQADDARHTMMVGRTAAHYGAVVRTSTQVVAILKEADRVSGVRVRDVEDGRETDVHAHAVINATGVWTDELQRLSGSRGRFRVRASKGVHIVVPRDRIVSESGMILRTEKSVLFVIPWRNHWIVGTTDTDWNLDLAHPAATKNDIDYILDHVNTVLATPLTHNDIEGVYAGLRPLLAGESESTSKLSREHAVARVAPGLVAIAGGKYTTYRVMGADAVDAASVDLPGRIQPSITDKVPLVGADGYHALVNQVDQLATRYGLHPYRVRHLLDRYGSLVHEVLESADPELLKPVPSAPDYLQVEIVYAASHEGALHLEDALTRRTRISIEYPHRGVDCAEAVAGLMARVHGWDQERITREVEVYTARVDAERASQTEPDDQAADAVRAAAPEARPQLTEPVG is encoded by the coding sequence GTGGCCACGCGCAAGCCGCCCGCAGCACCCGCCACGCCCGGCCGCCTGGGCCCGGAAGACCGCGACAGCGACTGGGAGCGCCTCGGGTCGGAGACCTTCGACCTGGTGATCATCGGCGGCGGCGTGGTGGGCGTCGGCGCGGCGCTGGACGCGGCCACCCGGGGCCTGCGGGTCGCCCTGGTCGAGGCCCGTGACCTGGCCTCGGGCACGTCGAGCCGGTCGTCGAAGCTGTTCCACGGCGGGCTGCGCTACCTGGAGCAGCTGGAGTTCGGGCTGGTCCGCGAGGCGTTGCGGGAACGCGAGCTGATGCTCACCAGGATCGCACCCCACCTGGTGAAACCGGTGAGCTTCCTCTACCCGCTCACGCACCGGGTCTGGGAGCGCCCGTACACCGCGGCGGGCCTGCTGCTCTACGACACCATGGGCGGCGCGCGGTCCGTGCCGGGGCAGAAGCACCTCACCCGTGCGGGTGCGCTGCGGATGGTCCCGGCGCTCAAGCCGGACGCCCTGATCGGCGGCATCCGGTACTACGACGCCCAGGCCGACGACGCCCGGCACACCATGATGGTGGGCCGCACGGCCGCCCACTACGGCGCGGTGGTGCGGACGTCCACGCAGGTCGTGGCGATCCTCAAGGAGGCCGACCGGGTCTCCGGCGTCCGCGTCCGGGACGTGGAGGACGGCCGGGAGACCGACGTCCACGCGCACGCCGTGATCAACGCGACCGGTGTCTGGACCGACGAGCTGCAACGGCTGTCCGGCAGCCGGGGCCGGTTCCGGGTGCGGGCCAGCAAGGGCGTGCACATCGTGGTGCCGCGCGACCGGATCGTCTCCGAGTCGGGGATGATCCTGCGCACGGAGAAGTCGGTGCTGTTCGTGATCCCGTGGCGCAATCACTGGATCGTGGGAACCACGGACACCGATTGGAACCTCGACCTGGCGCATCCGGCGGCCACCAAGAACGACATCGACTACATCCTGGACCACGTCAACACGGTCCTGGCGACCCCGTTGACGCACAACGACATCGAGGGCGTCTACGCCGGCCTGCGCCCGCTGCTCGCGGGCGAGAGCGAGTCGACCTCGAAGCTGTCCCGCGAGCACGCGGTGGCCCGGGTCGCGCCGGGCCTGGTGGCGATCGCCGGTGGCAAGTACACGACCTACCGGGTGATGGGCGCGGACGCGGTGGACGCCGCGTCGGTCGACCTGCCGGGCCGGATCCAGCCGTCGATCACCGACAAGGTCCCGCTGGTCGGCGCGGACGGCTACCACGCCCTGGTCAACCAGGTCGACCAGCTGGCCACCCGCTACGGCCTGCACCCCTACCGGGTGCGGCACCTGCTCGACCGGTACGGCTCGCTGGTGCACGAGGTGCTGGAGTCGGCCGACCCGGAGCTGCTCAAGCCGGTGCCGAGCGCGCCGGACTACCTCCAGGTCGAGATCGTCTACGCGGCCTCGCACGAGGGCGCGCTGCACCTGGAGGACGCGCTCACCCGGCGGACCCGGATCTCCATCGAGTACCCGCACCGGGGCGTCGACTGCGCCGAGGCGGTCGCCGGGCTGATGGCCCGGGTGCACGGCTGGGACCAGGAGCGGATCACCCGCGAGGTCGAGGTGTACACCGCGCGCGTGGACGCCGAGCGGGCGTCGCAGACCGAGCCGGACGACCAGGCGGCGGACGCCGTCCGCGCGGCGGCCCCGGAGGCCCGTCCCCAGCTCACCGAGCCGGTGGGCTGA
- a CDS encoding amidohydrolase — MTVLDSRPELPAEEDPEVLLTERGVSIAPVDDPGEGRGPSWLDEWLTANASEVVAWRRHLHAHPELSRQEHNTTELICDVLRSAGLKPRVLPGGTGLVCDVGSGPRCVALRADIDALPITENSGAPFSSTVEGVAHACGHDAHTTVLLGAALALASATELPGRVRLVFQPAEEVMPGGALDVLAAGGLDGVERIFGLHCDPRLPVGRIGTRIGPITSASDLLELRLTSPGGHTSRPHLTADLVHALGTVITGLPTLLSRRVDPRSGTVLVWGAVHAGEAANAVPQDGVLRGTLRTGDRDIWAELEPLIKELTGALLAPTGVGFDLHHRRGVPPVVNDRESTMLLRAGVEAALGEDALAGTEQSSGGEDFGWYLEHVPGSFARLGVWDGVGKQRDLHQPGFDLDERALLVGVRVMVHAALASLA; from the coding sequence GTGACGGTTCTCGACTCGCGTCCCGAGCTGCCGGCGGAGGAGGATCCCGAAGTGCTGTTGACCGAGCGCGGGGTCAGCATTGCCCCTGTGGACGATCCGGGCGAGGGGCGCGGCCCCTCCTGGCTGGACGAGTGGCTGACCGCCAACGCCTCCGAGGTGGTGGCCTGGCGGCGGCACCTGCACGCCCACCCGGAACTGTCCCGGCAGGAGCACAACACCACCGAGCTGATCTGCGACGTGCTGCGCTCGGCCGGTCTCAAGCCCCGGGTGCTGCCCGGCGGCACCGGCCTGGTCTGCGACGTCGGCAGCGGCCCGCGGTGCGTCGCGCTGCGCGCGGACATCGACGCCCTGCCGATCACCGAGAACAGCGGCGCGCCGTTCTCGTCCACAGTGGAGGGTGTGGCGCACGCCTGCGGGCACGACGCGCACACCACCGTCCTGCTGGGCGCGGCGCTCGCGCTGGCCTCGGCGACCGAGCTGCCCGGCCGGGTCCGGCTGGTGTTCCAGCCGGCCGAGGAGGTCATGCCCGGCGGCGCGCTGGACGTGCTGGCGGCGGGCGGCTTGGACGGCGTGGAGCGGATCTTCGGCCTGCACTGCGACCCGCGGCTGCCGGTCGGCCGGATCGGCACCCGGATCGGGCCGATCACCTCGGCCAGCGACCTGCTGGAACTGCGCCTGACCTCGCCCGGCGGCCACACCTCGCGGCCGCACCTCACGGCGGACCTGGTGCACGCCCTGGGCACCGTCATCACCGGCCTGCCGACGCTGCTCTCCCGCCGCGTCGACCCCCGGTCCGGGACGGTCCTGGTGTGGGGCGCGGTGCACGCCGGCGAGGCCGCGAACGCGGTGCCGCAGGACGGCGTGCTGCGCGGCACGCTGCGCACCGGCGACCGCGACATCTGGGCCGAGCTGGAACCGCTGATCAAGGAGCTGACCGGGGCGCTGCTCGCGCCGACCGGCGTCGGCTTCGACCTGCACCACCGGCGCGGCGTGCCGCCCGTGGTCAACGACCGCGAGAGCACGATGCTGCTGCGGGCCGGCGTCGAGGCGGCGCTGGGCGAGGACGCCCTGGCCGGCACCGAGCAGTCCTCCGGCGGCGAGGACTTCGGCTGGTACCTGGAGCACGTGCCCGGCTCGTTCGCCCGGCTGGGCGTGTGGGACGGCGTGGGCAAGCAGCGCGACCTGCACCAGCCGGGCTTCGACCTGGACGAGCGGGCGCTGCTGGTCGGCGTCCGGGTCATGGTGCACGCGGCCCTGGCCTCGCTCGCCTGA
- a CDS encoding M20 family metallopeptidase has translation MGTDFQMRTRSAIERYSGALVELSHSIHAEPELAFAEHRSAAKVANLLAGEGFEVERGVADLETAFTATYGSGDLVLGLCAEYDALPEVGHACGHNVIAAASTGAALALRDVADELGLTVRVIGTPAEEVGGGKVLMLERGVFDDVSLSMMVHPAPYEAIAAASLAITDVEVRYTGKPSHAAAAPHLGVNAADAITVAQVAIGLARQHLEPGQMVSGIVTKGGTVPNVVPASTTAMFDLRAEDLESLTRLEERINRCFEAGALATGCTHEVVKISPVYAELTPDPWLADAYRRAAAELGRTALSPEQERGRRIGSTDMGNVTRALPAIHPTIAIDCGDAVNHQIEFATACASASADRAVLDGALALAWTTISVARDDAQRDRLVGGAA, from the coding sequence ATGGGTACCGACTTCCAGATGAGGACGCGCTCGGCCATCGAGCGGTACTCGGGCGCACTGGTGGAGCTCTCGCACAGCATCCACGCCGAGCCCGAGCTGGCGTTCGCGGAACACCGCAGCGCGGCCAAGGTGGCGAACCTGCTGGCCGGCGAGGGTTTCGAGGTGGAGCGCGGCGTCGCCGACCTGGAGACGGCGTTCACCGCCACCTACGGGTCCGGTGACCTCGTGCTCGGGCTGTGCGCCGAGTACGACGCCCTCCCCGAGGTCGGGCACGCCTGCGGGCACAACGTCATCGCCGCCGCCTCGACCGGTGCCGCCCTCGCGCTGCGCGACGTCGCCGACGAGCTGGGCCTGACGGTCCGGGTCATCGGCACGCCCGCCGAAGAGGTCGGCGGCGGCAAGGTGCTGATGCTCGAACGCGGCGTGTTCGACGACGTGTCCCTGTCCATGATGGTGCACCCCGCGCCGTACGAGGCGATCGCGGCGGCCTCGCTCGCGATCACCGACGTCGAGGTGCGCTACACCGGCAAGCCCTCGCACGCCGCCGCCGCGCCGCACCTGGGCGTGAACGCGGCGGACGCCATCACCGTCGCCCAGGTCGCCATCGGCCTGGCGCGCCAGCACCTGGAGCCCGGTCAGATGGTCAGCGGGATCGTCACCAAGGGCGGCACCGTGCCCAACGTGGTGCCCGCCAGCACGACGGCCATGTTCGACCTGCGCGCCGAGGACCTGGAATCCCTCACCCGGCTGGAGGAGCGGATCAACCGCTGCTTCGAGGCCGGCGCGCTCGCCACCGGCTGCACGCACGAGGTCGTCAAGATCTCGCCCGTCTACGCCGAGCTCACCCCCGACCCGTGGCTGGCCGACGCCTACCGGCGTGCCGCCGCGGAGCTCGGGCGCACCGCGCTGAGCCCCGAGCAGGAGCGGGGCAGGCGCATCGGCAGCACCGACATGGGCAACGTGACCCGTGCGCTGCCCGCCATCCACCCGACCATCGCCATCGACTGCGGAGACGCGGTGAACCACCAAATCGAGTTCGCGACCGCCTGTGCCTCGGCTTCGGCCGACCGAGCGGTGCTCGACGGAGCGCTCGCCCTTGCCTGGACAACAATTTCCGTCGCGCGTGACGACGCGCAGCGGGACCGGCTAGTGGGCGGTGCGGCGTGA
- the meaB gene encoding methylmalonyl Co-A mutase-associated GTPase MeaB: MARVVDVGEYAEGVLAGNRSTLARAITLVESTRADHRRLAQDLLVELLPHAGGAHRIGITGVPGVGKSTFIDAFGSMLTAQGHRVAVLAVDPSSTRTGGSILGDKTRMARLAVDPAAFIRPSPTSGTLGGVAKATRETIVLVEAAGFDVVLVETVGVGQSEVAVANMTDCSLFLTLARTGDQLQGIKKGVLELADVIAVNKADGAHEQDARKAARELAGALRLLRVPNAVWHPPVLTCSGLTGAGLDTVWQQVGLHRTALRDAGELAERRRRQQVEWTWAMVNDQLLGSLRSNAAVRAVVPDLERRVRDGELTATLAAERILAAFTAGEVHPGLSDH, encoded by the coding sequence GTGGCGAGGGTGGTCGACGTGGGCGAGTACGCCGAGGGCGTGCTCGCGGGCAACCGGAGCACGCTGGCGCGGGCGATCACGCTGGTCGAGTCGACCCGCGCGGACCACCGCCGGCTGGCGCAGGACCTGCTGGTCGAGTTGCTGCCGCACGCGGGCGGCGCGCACCGGATCGGCATCACCGGCGTGCCCGGCGTGGGCAAGTCGACGTTCATCGACGCGTTCGGCTCGATGCTCACCGCGCAGGGGCACCGGGTGGCCGTGCTGGCGGTCGACCCGTCGTCGACCAGGACCGGCGGCTCGATCCTGGGCGACAAGACCCGGATGGCCCGGCTCGCGGTCGACCCGGCGGCGTTCATCCGGCCGTCGCCGACCTCCGGCACGCTCGGCGGTGTCGCCAAGGCGACCCGGGAGACCATCGTGCTGGTCGAGGCGGCGGGGTTCGACGTGGTGCTGGTCGAGACGGTCGGCGTGGGCCAGTCCGAGGTCGCGGTGGCGAACATGACGGATTGTTCGCTTTTCCTGACACTCGCGCGCACCGGAGATCAACTCCAGGGCATCAAAAAAGGTGTGCTGGAACTCGCGGACGTGATCGCGGTGAACAAGGCCGACGGCGCGCACGAGCAGGACGCCCGCAAAGCGGCCCGTGAGCTCGCGGGCGCGCTGCGCCTGCTGCGCGTGCCGAACGCGGTGTGGCACCCGCCGGTGCTGACGTGCAGCGGGCTCACCGGGGCCGGGCTGGACACGGTGTGGCAGCAGGTCGGCCTGCACCGGACGGCCCTGCGGGACGCCGGTGAGCTGGCCGAGCGGCGACGTCGTCAGCAGGTCGAGTGGACCTGGGCGATGGTCAACGACCAGTTGCTGGGCAGCCTGCGGTCGAACGCGGCGGTCCGGGCCGTGGTTCCCGACCTGGAACGACGGGTTCGGGATGGCGAACTGACCGCCACCCTGGCCGCGGAGCGCATCCTGGCGGCCTTCACGGCCGGTGAGGTCCATCCCGGTTTGAGTGACCACTGA
- the scpA gene encoding methylmalonyl-CoA mutase, whose translation MIPNFADVDLGDPAAGTAAQWREALHQATGKGPDALAWETPEGIGVKPVYTAADVEGLDFLGTYPGIAPYLRGPYPTMYVNQPWTIRQYAGFSTAEESNAFYRRNLAAGQKGLSVAFDLATHRGYDSDHPRVAGDVGMAGVAIDSIYDMRQLFDGIPLDRMSVSMTMNGAVLPVLALYVVAAEEQGVAPELLAGTIQNDILKEFMVRNTYIYPPRPSMRIISDIFSFTSRRMPKFNSISISGYHMQEAGATADLELAYTLADGVEYLRAGRDAGLDVDAFAPRLSFFWAVGMNFFMEVAKMRAARLLWAKLVKGFEPKSPKSLSLRTHCQTSGWSLTAQDVFNNVARTCVEAMAATQGHTQSLHTNALDEALALPTDFSARIARNTQLLLQQESGTTRVIDPWGGSAFVERLTHDLAHRAWAHISEVEAAGGMARAIDAGIPKLRIEEAAARTQARIDSGRQPVIGVNKYQVEFDEKIDVLKVDNAGVRARQLAKLARLREERDQPAVDARLDALTRAAGGEGNLLELAIDAARAKATVGEISEALGKVWGRHSAQIRTITGVYREEVGSVSNVDATREVVAKFAEDEGRRPRILVAKMGQDGHDRGQKVIATAFADLGFDVDVGPLFQTPDEVARQAVEADVHVVGVSSLAAGHLTLVPALREALAELDRPDIMIVVGGVIPPQDFDALRAAGAAAIFPPGTVIAYAAGDLLRKLSTQLGHG comes from the coding sequence ATGATCCCGAACTTCGCCGACGTCGACCTGGGCGACCCGGCCGCCGGCACCGCCGCGCAGTGGCGGGAAGCGCTGCACCAGGCGACCGGCAAGGGCCCGGACGCGCTGGCGTGGGAGACGCCGGAGGGCATCGGCGTCAAGCCGGTGTACACGGCGGCGGACGTCGAGGGCCTGGACTTCCTGGGCACGTACCCGGGCATCGCGCCCTACCTGCGCGGCCCGTACCCGACGATGTACGTCAACCAGCCGTGGACCATCCGGCAGTACGCGGGTTTCTCCACCGCCGAGGAGTCCAACGCCTTCTACCGCCGCAACCTCGCGGCCGGGCAGAAGGGCCTGTCGGTGGCGTTCGACCTGGCCACGCACCGCGGCTACGACTCCGATCACCCCCGGGTCGCCGGTGACGTGGGCATGGCGGGCGTGGCCATCGACTCGATCTACGACATGCGACAGCTCTTCGACGGCATCCCGCTGGACCGGATGTCGGTGTCCATGACGATGAACGGCGCGGTGCTGCCGGTGCTGGCGCTCTACGTCGTGGCGGCCGAGGAGCAGGGCGTCGCGCCGGAGTTGCTCGCCGGGACCATCCAGAACGACATCCTCAAGGAGTTCATGGTCCGCAACACCTACATCTACCCGCCGCGCCCGTCGATGCGGATCATCTCCGACATCTTCTCGTTCACCTCGCGGCGGATGCCGAAGTTCAACTCCATCTCCATCTCCGGGTACCACATGCAGGAGGCCGGCGCGACCGCCGACCTGGAGCTGGCGTACACGCTGGCCGACGGCGTCGAGTACCTGCGGGCCGGCCGGGACGCGGGGCTGGACGTCGACGCGTTCGCGCCGCGGCTGTCGTTCTTCTGGGCGGTCGGCATGAACTTCTTCATGGAAGTCGCCAAGATGCGCGCCGCGCGGCTGCTGTGGGCCAAGCTGGTCAAGGGGTTCGAGCCGAAGTCGCCCAAGTCGCTGAGCCTGCGCACGCACTGCCAGACCTCCGGCTGGTCGCTCACCGCGCAGGACGTGTTCAACAACGTGGCGCGCACCTGCGTGGAGGCGATGGCCGCGACCCAGGGCCACACGCAGTCGTTGCACACCAACGCGTTGGACGAGGCGTTGGCGCTGCCCACCGACTTCTCCGCCCGCATCGCGCGCAACACCCAACTACTGCTGCAACAGGAGTCGGGCACCACGCGGGTGATCGACCCGTGGGGCGGCAGCGCGTTCGTGGAGCGGCTCACCCACGACCTCGCGCACCGCGCGTGGGCGCACATCTCCGAGGTCGAGGCGGCCGGCGGGATGGCGCGGGCGATCGACGCGGGCATCCCGAAGCTGCGCATCGAGGAGGCCGCGGCGCGCACCCAGGCCCGGATCGACTCCGGCCGGCAGCCGGTGATCGGCGTCAACAAGTACCAGGTCGAGTTCGACGAGAAGATCGACGTGCTCAAGGTGGACAACGCCGGCGTGCGCGCGCGGCAGCTCGCGAAGCTGGCCCGGTTGCGCGAAGAACGCGACCAGCCCGCAGTGGACGCCAGGCTGGACGCGCTGACCAGGGCGGCCGGCGGCGAGGGCAACCTGCTGGAGCTGGCGATCGACGCGGCCCGCGCGAAGGCCACCGTCGGCGAGATCTCCGAGGCGCTGGGCAAGGTCTGGGGCCGGCACTCCGCGCAGATCCGTACCATCACCGGCGTCTACCGGGAGGAGGTCGGCAGCGTGTCCAACGTGGACGCCACCCGCGAGGTCGTGGCGAAGTTCGCGGAGGACGAGGGCCGCCGCCCCCGGATCCTGGTCGCCAAGATGGGCCAGGACGGGCACGACCGCGGCCAGAAGGTGATCGCCACGGCGTTCGCCGACCTCGGCTTCGACGTCGACGTCGGCCCGCTGTTCCAGACGCCGGACGAGGTGGCCCGCCAGGCGGTCGAGGCGGACGTGCACGTGGTCGGCGTGTCCTCGCTGGCCGCCGGGCACCTCACGCTGGTGCCCGCGCTGCGCGAGGCGCTGGCGGAGCTGGACCGCCCGGACATCATGATCGTGGTCGGCGGGGTGATCCCGCCGCAGGACTTCGACGCGCTGCGGGCGGCGGGCGCGGCGGCGATCTTCCCGCCCGGCACGGTCATCGCCTACGCGGCGGGCGACCTGCTGCGCAAGCTCTCGACCCAGCTCGGGCACGGTTAG
- a CDS encoding methylmalonyl-CoA mutase family protein, translating to MEPTGELALAAEFPTPDREQWRELVQGVLRKSGADFESLVTTTYDGIRVQPLYTAEDAAPATGFPGLPPYTRGGRPQGAVAGWDVRQQHAVADREAVMADLENGVGSLWLKNLPADRLDDVLADVYLDLAPVVVDAGADFRESGLAMLRVWDQRPVLAGEVRGNVGADPLGVRARTGAAADFAALHDLVRKARDFPDLRVVVVDGLPFHEAGGSDAQELGASLAAGVAYLRELTEAGLSAPEAVRLLEFRYAATADQFLTIAKFRAARRLWARVTEVVRAPSPQLQHAVTSPAMMTRRDPWVNMLRTTIACFGAGLGGADAVTVLPFDHAIGLPDDFARRIARNTQSLLLEESRLAGVIDPAGGSWYVERLTDDLARAGWAWFREIEAAGGLPTAFPLVEERIAATWEARSANLADRSDAITGVSEFPNLTEPAVHRDAAPPEPSGGLPRVRYAQAFEALRDAADAAPERPVVFLATLGPVSAHTARATFAANLFQAGGIATPSAGATKTVEDVVAKFRDSGARIACLCGSETSYAELAGPVADALRAAGAERILLAGKKSYATIDEYVFTGCPALRVLEHTFEFLGVQR from the coding sequence ATGGAGCCGACTGGCGAACTGGCGCTGGCCGCCGAATTCCCCACGCCCGACCGGGAGCAGTGGCGGGAACTGGTCCAGGGCGTGCTCCGGAAGTCGGGGGCGGACTTCGAGTCGCTGGTGACCACCACCTACGACGGGATCCGCGTCCAGCCGCTCTACACCGCCGAGGACGCCGCGCCGGCCACCGGTTTCCCCGGCCTGCCGCCCTACACCAGGGGTGGCCGGCCGCAGGGCGCGGTGGCGGGCTGGGACGTCCGCCAGCAGCACGCCGTGGCCGACCGCGAGGCGGTGATGGCCGACCTGGAGAACGGCGTCGGCTCGCTGTGGCTCAAGAACCTCCCCGCCGACCGGCTGGACGACGTGCTCGCGGACGTCTACCTCGACCTCGCGCCGGTCGTGGTCGACGCGGGCGCGGACTTCCGCGAGTCGGGCCTGGCGATGCTGCGGGTCTGGGACCAGCGGCCGGTCCTGGCCGGTGAGGTCCGCGGGAACGTGGGCGCGGACCCGTTGGGCGTGCGGGCCCGGACCGGTGCCGCCGCCGACTTCGCCGCGCTGCACGACCTGGTGCGCAAGGCCCGCGACTTCCCCGACCTGCGCGTGGTCGTGGTGGACGGGCTGCCGTTCCACGAGGCCGGCGGCTCGGACGCGCAGGAGCTGGGTGCCTCGCTCGCGGCCGGCGTGGCCTACCTGCGGGAACTGACCGAGGCGGGGCTCTCCGCACCGGAAGCCGTGCGGCTGCTGGAGTTCCGGTACGCGGCGACCGCCGACCAGTTCCTCACCATCGCGAAGTTCCGGGCCGCCCGGCGGTTGTGGGCCCGGGTGACCGAGGTGGTGCGGGCCCCGAGCCCGCAGCTCCAGCACGCCGTGACGTCCCCGGCGATGATGACCCGCCGCGACCCGTGGGTGAACATGCTGCGCACCACGATCGCCTGCTTCGGCGCGGGTCTGGGCGGTGCGGACGCGGTGACCGTGCTGCCGTTCGACCACGCGATCGGCCTGCCGGACGACTTCGCCCGGCGGATCGCCCGCAACACCCAGTCGTTGCTGCTGGAGGAGTCGCGGCTGGCCGGCGTGATCGACCCGGCGGGCGGCTCCTGGTACGTCGAGCGGCTGACCGACGACCTCGCGCGCGCCGGTTGGGCGTGGTTCCGCGAGATCGAGGCCGCCGGGGGTCTGCCGACGGCGTTCCCGCTGGTCGAGGAGCGGATCGCGGCCACCTGGGAGGCCCGTTCCGCCAACCTCGCCGACCGCTCGGACGCCATCACCGGGGTGAGCGAGTTCCCGAACCTGACCGAACCCGCGGTGCACCGCGACGCCGCGCCGCCCGAGCCCTCCGGCGGGTTGCCGCGCGTCCGGTACGCGCAGGCGTTCGAGGCGCTGCGGGACGCGGCCGACGCCGCCCCGGAACGCCCCGTCGTCTTCCTCGCCACGCTCGGCCCGGTGTCCGCGCACACCGCGCGGGCCACGTTCGCCGCGAACCTGTTCCAGGCGGGCGGGATCGCGACGCCGAGCGCGGGCGCGACGAAGACCGTCGAGGACGTCGTCGCGAAGTTCCGCGACAGCGGCGCGCGGATCGCGTGCCTGTGCGGCAGCGAGACGAGCTACGCCGAGCTGGCCGGGCCGGTCGCGGACGCCCTGCGCGCCGCCGGCGCCGAGCGGATCCTGTTGGCGGGCAAGAAGTCCTATGCCACGATCGACGAGTACGTGTTCACCGGTTGCCCGGCGCTGCGGGTGCTGGAGCACACCTTCGAGTTCCTCGGAGTGCAGCGATGA